atctcGAAAATTGGTGGGCAAGCCGACAGAGCATTGGGCAAGTTGGACAAGGGAACCAGGCACAGCCACCTATGGTGGAGTGAAGTGACGTGGTCCTGCCTGGCGCTTGCAAACCTGAAGGCCGGATGTCCTTGCTTGGCAAAGTGGAGAGTGGTGATTGGTGCCCCTGCACTGCACTTTTCCACCTTTAATCACTTGTTTCCTGCGTCCTTtgtggaaggaaagaagggagagCCACTAAAACTTCATTGGGATTGGGGAGATTTGAATTTCTATCATGAAACTGATGCTTTGGGCCTCACTTCAGTTGTTTGCGAAGAGGCAGGATTTCGGATGGCATTGGGTTGAGTGACCAGTCTCGCCAACAACACAACTGAACCTGGTCTTCTTCCGATATCCCTTTCTTCATACTTACGGGCACACGCCTGCGCCTGCGGCCGCCGCCCGCTTTCCCTCCTTTTACGCCTCACCTTAACACGTCTGCAAAACAACCAGGTGTCCTCGCCGACTACGGTCCACTCCCTCGAGGCTTGAGAAAGAAGATACAACGACCAGAACCTAGCTGATCTGGTAATGAGCATTGCTGTCATGTGCAACCTTAACCGCCAACTTGGCGAGAGATACTATGACGTTGACGATTCAAAACTATTGTCTCGAAAAGGATAGTCATGTGCAGCCGATAAAGGTCTTTCCCGACATGGAGAAAACGAACGGCTGAGGTGGAGGGTGTGCGTTAGGGAGTTTACGCGCCGGAATTATTTCTATTGGGGACCAAAATGGTATTGAATCTATCCAATTTCTGGTTGAACATGCCCCGTCACGGTCTTCAACATGCCGGGCCTCTCGGATTTCGAGGCTACAACCTCCCGAAGCTCCTGCCTTCTTTACCTTGAGCGAGGCTTGGAGGCTGAACGAGATTCCGACCCGTCCGATGCACCACCGCACGCAGGAAAACTTGATCAGCATCCCAGGCTTCTTGGTCTGGAGAACGGCCGGCGTGACGACGCATCGTGTGTAAGTGGGTGGGTGGCTCATAATCATGAACGACTTTTTCCCAAAATGATCATGCAACAACAGCCATGGCTCGAGAAGACGGGAGTAATGCGAGCGAATGGACCTTTCAGCCGGAGGAGTTGTGTGGCTATAGCTTGTCAGTCTCATGATGCTTGCCCATTGCTGACGGAACGGGCAGTGAAGGCTTGGATGGGGGACTTTGTGGCAGGTATATGCACGATTGGGGAGGGCGATTCAGGAGCTACAAGTCCATTGTCCGCGTGATGTTCACTCCCCTACATACCAAAAAAAACGATCAACGTCTCTATCGGGGGAAAGGGATCTAGTTGTTCAGTGTCTTGTCGGATGCTTTGTCCGAAACAGGCAACGAAAACAGCTGGTGGGGCACTTGCCCTCTGTGGTGAAAGTGTAAGACAAGATTTTGGACGTGGGCATCACATCTGGTTGAGGAAGTGGTGTGGAAAAAAAGTTCGGACACTCgcttggtttggtttgggaGTGTTAAGCGTGTTcagaatttttttttttttttttttttttttttttttttttttttttttttttttcatacCGCCTGTCGGGCCAATGATACGTACCGTCAGGACTCCaatactaggtaggtatgttcGCATAAGACCCACTACCTGCGGTGACAACAGCGTACTGACAGACCACAATGCGGCGATCTGAACAACGCAGAGTTAGGTTGAGAGCGGATGACAACATTCAGCTCGGGACTTCTGTAATGGACAAACAGGTCTTGCCCAATTTCCAGCTGAGCCCAACTGCGCCTTCGGGTGGACGGAAAAGTTGTGAAGCGTCCGGACTGTTGTCGACAGCATCACAGTAAAAGTGCTCAACTCTATGACAATAGAGTACTCAGTAATCCTTCAACACAAAGTTGAGATTGACCACAAACAAGAATCCGGAAAAGATGTTGCCATCGGAATCTCGTCTTGCAACATTTCCAAGGACTTGGGCTGGCAAACAAGCCGTAAAGGGTCATGATCATGAACGACCTAGACAGATATGGATTCGTGGCGTGCGTCTGCATCAGGCTTCTACACAGTAGTGTaaagtgttgttgctgtttggTGCGTCCCGCTAAGAGGCCAAACGGCGCAATCGGATACTGTCTGAATGCCGTGCGACCCTGACGATCATAATTGTATGCACCGTCGTATGACTTTTGGAGGTTTGGCACGTTTCACAGAACGTCCCCCCGGATTGGTTGGGTGCCATGTTCAGGACTGTATGTCCGGTTTTGCGTTCGTCGATCCTTGGCTTCCATAGACCGCCTTATTGAGAGAGATCCCTAGAGAGTGCATAAAGTTATGCAATTTATGGACGAACATCTTCTGTTGGGAACAAGAGATGGATGTGATCCAAGCATTAGGCCAAGAAGGGTCTAGGCAAACACGGTGTCAATTCGAGGTCGCATCCCAGATCGAGATCGATCTCTTGCCAACAGATCGATCAAGGTTGATCTTGTCCACATGCAGAATGGGGGATCAGACGAttggagagaaaaaagaaaagaggagagggCCATTATAATTGGTTGCACCAGCGACATGGACACTGTTAGCTCCGTGCCGGACCATTTGTCCGCGGTCCTGGCTACTATGTACACCCAAGGGGGGTGCAGCTTGTGATTGGATGCCCCTGGTCACGTAAATCTGGGGATGCCTTCACTTTTGAGCAAAATAATGTCAAGAGAAAATCAAGTAGTGAGGCCAGATGAAGGACATTGTATTGACCCGGGCGCGTGGAATATAGGCCAGACAATCAAGGTACGAGAGTTACACAGTTCTGTAGTTCCGTGGCATTGGCAGCTGCGACGGCTGCTGTCACCCACGGGAGGAACTTAAACATTGCTCCTGACGAATGGCACTGGGGAATTCCTCTTCGCCCATCCGGGTGCGCAACCAAGAGGCGGTACGCTGCAGTTCCGTGGCTGGAACCGGAGCGGCTGAAAACACGAACGGTTGCGTTACCCGATCCCCAAAACGTTAAAGCCGTTACGTACCAGGTATGGTCTGAGGCTCTCGTTGCTGTGATGTCAGTGTGCTTCTGTATTCCATTTTCATCCATACTATCACGCTTTGCATGCTCTGACTCCAAATGGAGACGGACCAGGCACTTTTCTGAATGAGTTTCATCAACGAAttcaaggaggaggttgaaatAGGAATTAGGGTAAATAAGAAGATTAAACATGTGGTACGTATGACTTCGTAAGACTGACGTTAGTGTGGTATCACCACCTAGCAGTATTCAGGGGATGAGATGTAGTCAAGCCAGCCATTTTCTGTGCGAAAATTAGAGTTATTGCCACTTGCAAATCATCGCGCTGACAAGTTTGATGCTGCCAGAGGTGTAAAAGGGCACCTCGTGAACTGGGCGATCTCGGGAGGTGGCCATCTTGATGGTCGGGTGGCAGCATGTACAAAAAATAAGCATTTTTGGTGACTTGACTAATCTTATTTTCTGTAGAACTACTAGCGCTTAGGGATATCCATGCAGCGGTGTACACACCTCTGGTGGCATTAAACTTTAAACGCGTCCCCACAAGAAAATATGGGGTAATGCAGCTAATGCCACCTGACATCGCAAATCATCGCGTGTAAACTAAGCCATCCTTGTAACCAACTGGACCTTTTCTCCTGCCCGGAAGTTTCCTCCGGCCATACTCATAAACCCGCAAATCCATTACCAGTCTGTCAGTATTAATGAAGTGAAACAGTTTCAAGGACACGAGTTTCACGCTAATCGTGCGCTCACATAGTACAGTAGCTTCGATCTTTGCCCGAATAACTGCACTTGCCATTGTACAACTCAGGAGGTATTCCTTGCTTTCTGCATGTTCACCCTTCTACACAGTATTCGCGGTGGAGAAATGATGTGCTGCTCCTCGGGTCGATTTCAGCCCGAACCCGTTATGTTCAACACTTGGATAGTAGGATGATGCTGGCATGTTGACCATTGGTTACTTTTCCGAGCTGCAGGTCGCCATCTCGCGAATCTCACCGCCGGGGTTAACAACGTTGGTCGTGGTTTGATGTCTTTGACTTGCACTTGGCAACCGAGTCTCGTGGTTGCTATGTGACGATGCATTTCCCAACCCCTTGTTCGTCGGTAAAGCTACCTCCCGAGTCGAAGGTACGGTAGCGGACTGCCAGCAAACATCTGGTCCCCCATTACCGCCTTGGCATCTACTGATGTTCAAGATTACCATGAAGATCGCAACCCAGCTTGCTAGATGTCCACTCTCTGGTGTTCCAGAGTCCAGACTCCAAGGGACTTGGAAGCTGTATTCCCGCTGGAAATGGGTGCTATCGTGCCATCAATCTAGGCACCTTGCAACCTCCCTGCGTCTGGCGGCCCAGATCTCTGGATACTGGGTTGCATCACTTCCTACGAGACTGGTACCCAATTCCGACAATCCCTTAGCTGGGTGAGATTTCACTGCTCAGTATCAATGGAAACATTGATGAGGCTCCATGTCCTTTCCCGTTCCTGGGAGGAGCCACGTTCGTCATTGGCGCACTTCTAACcgtgtacactagtgtagttCAGAACAGTGCTGAATCCATATGTGGTCCGGACTTGGTGTTCCTGATGTCTGACATCTGGCAGCGAAAGGTGCTCTAGTGAAAGGATCGTCATTGCTCTTTCCAGATTCCGAGCCACGATGTCGGTTATCGTGGCCAGATCTCCAAACAAGCTAATGGAGGTTTGCGCCGCATACTCGTTGCTGTTCCCCATTGGGAGCCCAGAGCATGATCTCGTTGTCACAATTCTTGATCGACAGCCCCAAGAGCCTGGGTCGATTGGGTCCGGATGAGTGCCAGGCCGGATGCCAGATCTGGAAATGACGAGTGTCGATgaatcaacaacaccaagccACGGCGgataggaggaaggagaagcaggaaTACCGGAGAACTTGGCCAAGTTTGATGGACGAAGTCTTCAAACACAGCGTTGGGATTGAGGTCCAAAAGTGTATATAAGACTCGTCTCTCGTCCACCTCAGAGCTTCTattcttctcatcatcagcatcaacatcTTCACTTCACAACATCTTCTCAACCTTCCAACTCACCTTCCAAACCACCTTCAAAACCAACTCCCAGCTTCTTTCAGCAAACCCCCAACCGCCAAAATGCAGTTCACCAGCGTCTTCACCATCCTCGCCATTGCCATGACCGCCGCTGCGGCCCCGGCTGAGGTTGTTCCCcgcgccaccaccatcggccCCAACACCTGCTCCATCGACGACTACAAGCCTTACTGCTGCCAGTCTATGTCCGGCCCCGCCGGCTCCCCTGgtctcctcaacctcatccCCGTCGACCTCAGCGCCTCGCTCGGCTGCGTTGTCGGTGTCATCGGCTCCCAATGTGGTGCCAGCGTCAAGTGCTGCAAGGACGATGTTACCAACGTAagtttttcctccttctccctccacaCTACAGCGCGCTCTCTTCAGAAACAGTTCCCCTTGCTAACCTTCGCTTTTGTGCCGACGAAAAAAGACCGGCAActccttcctcatcatcaacgctGCCAACTGCGTTGCCTAAGTGTTTACGCGGCAACAGCGCAAAGTCTAGGCAATGCCTTGTTCTCAACGCTGCTGCCAGTCCAGCACCCCCCTTCTGCAGCAAGGAGCCCCCTTCTGCTGGACTGGCAGCACAACGAGCTGCTACTACAACACAAGCATCATGCCTGGACGCAACAGAAGCCGATAATCTTGGGGTTTGGTTTTGGGGGATGAAGGTGATGAGTTGATGGATTGGATCGATATCTTACAATGCGTGTCTCTTCCTGTTAAGATCTGCTTTactattttcctattttctTTTACACATAGCTATGTATCACTAAGGCCTGGTGATTAATACACTCTCTTAACCCTAAAACATTCAGTTCCGCTTtgtagatgatgatgaactTTTACCAACTTCCTGCCTGATGGCAACTTGTCACTAACCTTAGATCTGGTGATCAATACCTACACTCACTTTACCCTCAAACATCAATTCAAATTCACTTGCTttgtggatgatgatgagtttTCCGAGTTCCTGCCATGACCGCACCTTGATGGCAGCAACTTTGAAGCCCAATGGACCCAACACGACATAGGCAAAAGGCGGTATGCATGTTACGGCGAATGTAGTTAGCCTCTCTGGATGTGGGACCTGCGTTGATGTTCATGTCGTGCTTCACTTCAGCATCAAGTTAGCGTGTAGATCCCTTCCTGTCATGGCTGTCATGGCAATGACAAAATCCCGAGGCGTCGGATCGCTTATCGGAAAATATCTAGACAGCCTCTGGAAATTAGTGTAAGCCAGGCCTTGCAGGGGCTGGATGGGCGCGCTTTGTGTTCCGTCCGGGGATGTGTGGATTGGTGCTTTGCGGCTACCATTGCATGCATTTGGAGAAAAAAGATGAACATTGATGAGTACGTCTTATAtcatggaaagaaaaagtcaGAAGACTCTACGGGATGGTTATGGATGGTCAAACCGAAGAGTGGCTGCCTTTGTGCGGTGGTGTTTCTCTCTTCAAGTGACAAGTTTGGGTTAGGCGGTGGCTTCACCCAGCTATAGTACAAAGTCTTGATGCAAATTATCAACCAATGGCAGCTTGCGCTGCCCGGCTAGCTCAATCGGTAGAGCGTGAGACTCTTAATCTCAAGGTTGTGGGTTCGACCCCCACGTCGGGCTCAATTCCCGATGTTCCTTCTAGGACAACATTATCTCTTTTTGCATCTTTGGCTTTCGTGTATCTCTCGtttctatttcttttttgtctttGTGGCTTGTGGTGATCAAGTTTCTGTACAATGGCTTTTCAAAGAAGTGTATTCTTGTGTCTTTGTTGCCGCCAGCGCTGTGTGGCCTAAGGTTTCATCGTTGGCTGCTGTGATGTTTCAACTTTATTAGGCCGCCAAAAAAAATTCTCATCTTCGAACTCGGTAAAATTGTGACCTTCCACCATCTTGCCGCTGACTGGCATACTAAACACTTCTCGTGTACCTCTCGCGAGTCATAACGGGCGCAATCTCTTCACTCAAGTTGTCATTGTCATTCCTTCCTTGTGTATCCAGCTACCTCCGTTCACTCGTTAATTGCTGGCCGagttttttcttcctccttttcatGAAGATTGGATTCAGATTGCTGGACTTTAGCAAAACTCTGGGATTCCCAACTTCCACCAGTCGCACCGCTGCACTCCGTTGCACCAAAGGCCAAGAGAACATACCTAGTCAGCGGACACCTCCGTCACCGTGTCTCCCACAGTCTTTCACAACTTCGGTTTATCTCAAGTTTTCGCGGTCACTCTCGCTTGAATCCTGTCACCCCCCCGACACCCTCTGCCACAATGACCATCTCCAGCCTCCTCCACACCAGTCGAATCAGCGACGCCCTCCTCCACACCATCTACGCTTCCGATCAAGAAATGTACCCGGCTCCGTTAACCTACGAGCGCCTGCAAAGCTGGAGAGACGCCTGTCCTGAGCTGTCAATCTGCTTCAGTGCTAGCAATGATGGCTCGGAAACTCCACTGGGCGTCATCATTGTCCTTCCTCTTGTGAAGAAGTATTGGGAGGACTTGCTGGTGggcaagatcaaggaggTGGACATTGATGCTGGAGAGATGTTCGcgggtgttggtggtgatggtggtggaagcAGCACGAAGATGGAGAGTGAGATACAACTGCAAGCGCCTATGGAGGTCGGATTGCATGTGTTCCACATCGAACGCTTCACTGCATGGGACGCCGAGGACGCCTCGAAAAAGACTGATGCGCGGCCTGCAACGGTGACAGTGGGAGGCTGTGAGTATGGCAGCATGCGATTTGCGGACATGGCATTGGCAGAGATCCAGAGGAGGGTCGAGGCATTCAACGCTGAGGCGGCGGAGAGGAGATGGGATGTTTGTGGATTCTCTGGTGAGTAACTCGAAGGCTCTGTTGCTTTGACTGGGTTGGAAATATCAAGACTGACGGGCTGGTTCCTTCGATGAACAGCACTCACGGCAACGCCTGCGGGAAAGAAGACATTCGCGCGCTTGGGTTTTGTGTCCACGGGATACAAGGAGATTTTTCGGCTCATTGAGacttcatcgtcgtcatccccAACTTCTGAGGTGCACTCGAGCGGTGATGATTTGAGAGGCTCTCAGAACAACGCAGGTCCTCATACGACAGTGAGCGCCATCTACATCTACCCAGGCGAAGCCCGCACGGAGAAGTTGGGATCCGATGTCATTTCAGAATCGGAGATGACTGTCAGATACAGTGCGACTTCTTCCGAGAAGATGAGCAGAGTCCGGTGGTAATGCATGCAATTATTGTCTACCAGTGGTCGACAGGTTCCTTCGTTGCTGATCCAATCACGTCGGTTACGTTCCACAATGTGCTTCAGCAGGAGTCATCTTGTGGTCTGAACCGATcaggtacctatctacctcCCACATCTCGAAGCTCTCGCTCACATTTGAAACCCCGCTCCTGGTAAATGTCAACGCTACTTCAACTCATACCCTCTGCTCGTCTGGCACTACCTTACCAGTTTTGTCTCATACAGACTACTCAATTTTCCAAGCTACAATCTGGAGATTCGAACTCCTGGAAATGGGCACTTTACCAGAAATGTACTCAACGAAAAGTCGATGAGCACCCCTCGAGCGCAGTACTTCTTACCGCTTCAAAGCTTTGTCAATAGAACAATTGGCAACAAGCAATCCTCGGACATGGCGCCTGTTATTGTTGCCGACACCTAAGCCTGCCAAGGTTCTTTGTTGGATAGGGGCACATACCTCTCGCCAACACAGGAGGTGCTAAAGTACCCGAGATCAGACTGGCTGACCAGCTGATGAAAAAATAATCTGCCCAAAAGCCGAGAGGCTGTCGAGAGTCAACCTGTCGCTCTGAATGGGTTGATTGTTGGCCTGCTAGAGGAGTATGGCGAAACGTGGATCTACAATTCGACCTTGGAAAAACGCCAAGGACAGAAAGGAGCCGGTAAACAGCACTGGTTCGATAGGAGAGAAGCGACAATTTAAGACCGTTATGTAGGTGAGGTTGACTTCCATGAGTTGCTTTGTCTTGTCGACTCAGACTACCCTTTGATGAATGGCTCCATCAAGGATGTTTACCATCAAGGGACGAATCTAGTATTCAGGGGCATTTACGACTACACTTGACTTGGGTTGTCTATTACCTCGATGTTCAATAATCCAGCCGGCTGGGGACAACCGAAGAGAGGGTGATAGGATGCACAGGCAATGTCATGAGAGGAATGGTATAGTGTCTGCGTACGACCAAAGGATTCGCTACCAAGCCGTGAGCGCATTCTCCGTAACGTCAGTAGCCTGGGTCGCCGAATGTCTGATCCTCCCGCTTTTGACCGACCATTTCGAAGCTGAAGAAGCTAACCGCGAAGGCTTCACATGTACCATTCACAAGATGCAGTACTACTCCGCCCTCGAACCGCTGGTTCCCCTACACATCtagaggtggtgatggaggtgTATATTGAGATGATCTACAATGCCTCACCAAAGGTGCAGTGCCGTACAGTTCTTCGGAATTATGCACATACTGCCAAGACGTTCGCGAAGGAGACCTTCAAGCTGAAAACGTGGAAGGAGTTGCGGGCCATCAATGAGACAGAATCAAGGCCTAGAACTACTTGTCTGGGCTAGAAACGCCTCTAGCCCAGACGAGTAGAGCTGGTCACCGCTTCTACTCTGCTTCTCGAAGCCAAGAACACCACAACTAAAGATCGCCAACATGACGGAGAAACAGTTGCAGGTTGAATAGGAAATTCTGATCGCCTTCACCGAGCACTATAAGTTCCAGCAAGCCGAAGCACAGCGAAAGGACAAGCGAGAAATGTCGTACGAAGAAATCGAGTGCCTTCAACAGCAACGTTCAACAATCACGGACACGTACGAAGTGACCAAAGAGTAGAGTTCGTGTAGCTATGTACACCAAAACCCCTACGCGCTAAAGTCGCCCGCACTAAGCTGAATGTTTGGTTAGCGGGCTTACCTGCATACCCCCTGACTAGTGGCAGACGGTCGGTTTTGATCGACAGCGAAGCTTTTGCCAGTGGATGGAACAAAGTTCCGGACCCCTCCTACTGCGTAATACTATTCGCTACTTCTTCCTCAAAGAACCCCAATGAACCAGAATGTCTCAAACACCATACTTCGTcatctcttcttcaacaCACCGATATTGCTCAAAGAGTATGCCATGGATCCACTCTTACGAGATTCTCAGGGGTTTGTCAATATCCCATCGTGGCTCTGGACCATCTTTTGGGTGGAAGGACGCGACCCTGAAGCTTGGCTCCAATATAGGTAGTTGTCATGGACGCGCTCGATGGATGTGATAACTCTGACCTATAAAGTCCCTGGTCCCAGATCTCCATCAGAACATGGCAAAGTTCTTCAACACCAAATTCCTCTTCAGAACCGGCCTTTATCAAATCATCTTCACCCAGTTTGCTTCCCTGGAAAACCCTGTTTCGTCATGTGTGCGAATTATGGGTGAAGATCAGTGTAATGATATCAGTAAGAGGTCATCCTTGCCATCGAACATTGTCCTGGGACAGTTTGCTAAAGAAACCGCCTTCCACGTTGATCTGAGGAAAATAACACACACGACATGCTGTTCAAGACTGCATACTTGCACATGCCTTTGGGTCACCCTGCTTGTCGACGATGAACGATTTCAATTTTGAAAAAAGACGGCGGACGGCATTGGACATATTTTCACGACGTTTCCAACGTCTGTAAAGGATGCATATGAGAAGCTCCTAAGCCGACCGACAGAGAACCCAATCGTTCGCAGAGCCCTACGCCTCATTGTTGGAGCGGTACGGCCACTCGAAAATGTCAGACATGAAGGCTGCACACAGCGCCTGTGTCTATGTGGCTTATTCGTCTCTTTCCATGGGAGACGTTGTTTAAAGGTACTTCTTTTACCAAACAGCACCAGAACTTATCCCGAAAAATCCTCAGGTCGAGCCCTCTATGCTCGTTTTTCAGATGCATGCTGACACACAATGGCCATGGCAAATCCCTCATTCCTTGCACACCAAGTACATGCTGAGTCCGCGAGCGCATTCACTTCGGCGGATACAACGGTACGGTCATGGATGCGGTGCGTCGTCGTTACCCGAGCAGCGCGACAAGCGACGAAACGTACAGTCATTTGTCGGGAAAGACATGTCATTCTACAAACCTGCCAGAAAGGACAAACAACTTTTGACAAGTAGCTTGGGCGCGCCATCCAAATCCAGAGATGACCGTGGTGTGATTGCTTTTGGACCGAGGTGCATATATCGAAGCCTTTGATGACCTTGAGGAGTGTCATCCTTTGGCTAACCGAGGGGATGAGAAGGGTATGGAGGAGACACAGACACAGCTTGTTGATCCCGTGCTCTTTGCGGGTCCATGGTCAGATCTTGTCAAGGGTGGTATGTGTGCTTGATGTAGTGGGTCAATTGAGGTTCTGGCTTTTGGATCTTCGATCGTATTACTTCATGGTACTTGTTATTACCTATCCTTCGGCTTCTTCCTCATTCAATGGCTCAAAACCATGAGACTCTATTATTGTTCTCCCATCaaaccttccttcctctatcTCAAACCACGCCatttttagttttttttttcccatcaCAAACTCCTCCTAGGATCGCCCGAGGGCAGCATCAACATTCACAATCCatccccctttcctttcttcagCTTCAGTTCCTATCTCCATCCCCCATTTTTGAATTTCACTCACTCCTTTCAGAAccatccacccacccacccagcGGCTGATACCTCAACAATCCCCTCCCGTAACAACAACACTCCACTGCTGTCCCTTCTGCTGATCCGGCGCCCACCCCGTCGTCGACTTCCCCATCACGTCCTTCCCCTTGCCGCACCGGTCCATGATCGCCTGCGCCCCATCCGCAATGTCCGCAAAACTGTTCAGTCGCAACCCCCACCCCAGCTCCTCGTTACACCAAAAGATGGCGCTCTTGTAGCTGCAGCTCACCTGCGAGCACCCGTAGTGGGTGATCTGCGGCTGACCGGGGACGCCACGCAGGTACTTGATGCCCTCGCGGATGTGcttggaggaggcggggCTGCCGGT
The Neurospora crassa OR74A linkage group II, whole genome shotgun sequence DNA segment above includes these coding regions:
- the eas gene encoding rodlet protein, which codes for MQFTSVFTILAIAMTAAAAPAEVVPRATTIGPNTCSIDDYKPYCCQSMSGPAGSPGLLNLIPVDLSASLGCVVGVIGSQCGASVKCCKDDVTNTGNSFLIINAANCVA